Proteins encoded within one genomic window of Bacillota bacterium:
- a CDS encoding D-tyrosyl-tRNA(Tyr) deacylase translates to MRVIVQRVTHARVRVDTRILGKIGKGMVIFIGVAAGDGPDDIRYLADKIQSLRIFEDESGKMNRSIRETGGSLLCISQFTLFGDCRKGNRPSFTAAARPEVAAGLYLDFCSALKERGLHVETGQFGAMMQVEMENDGPVTIMLDSKKLF, encoded by the coding sequence ATGAGAGTCATAGTGCAGAGGGTTACCCATGCACGGGTCAGGGTTGATACCCGCATCCTGGGGAAGATCGGCAAGGGTATGGTCATCTTTATTGGCGTGGCAGCAGGAGATGGACCCGATGATATCAGATACCTGGCCGACAAGATACAGTCACTGCGCATCTTTGAAGATGAGAGCGGCAAGATGAATCGTTCCATCAGGGAGACCGGTGGAAGCCTGCTCTGCATCTCGCAATTTACCCTTTTTGGTGATTGCCGGAAGGGAAATCGGCCCAGCTTCACCGCAGCAGCAAGGCCGGAGGTGGCCGCCGGGCTTTATCTCGATTTTTGTTCCGCACTGAAGGAAAGAGGGCTGCACGTGGAAACAGGTCAATTCGGTGCCATGATGCAGGTGGAGATGGAAAATGACGGCCCGGTAACGATCATGCTGGACAGCAAAAAGTTATTCTGA